One window of the Longimicrobiaceae bacterium genome contains the following:
- a CDS encoding IS4 family transposase, producing MYEGRTMFSQLLDHLPRHTFRRLVKRYRGDHRVRRFTCWDQFLAMVFAQLTFRESLRDVEACLGAIPERLYHLGFRCPAISRTTLADANEKRDWRIYADFAQVLIAEARRLYAGEHFGVALEETVYALDSTTIGLCLSLFPWAPFRRTKAGVKLHTLLDLKGSIPSFLRITPARTSDVSLLDELPLEAGAIYVMDRGYVDFARLHRFTRAQASFV from the coding sequence ATGTACGAGGGACGCACCATGTTCTCCCAGTTGCTCGACCATCTGCCGCGGCACACGTTCCGCCGTCTGGTCAAGCGGTATCGGGGCGATCACCGGGTTCGGCGCTTCACCTGTTGGGACCAGTTCTTGGCGATGGTCTTCGCGCAGCTCACCTTTCGCGAGAGCCTGCGCGACGTCGAGGCCTGTCTCGGCGCGATTCCCGAGCGGCTGTACCACCTCGGCTTCCGCTGCCCGGCCATCTCCCGCACGACACTCGCCGACGCAAACGAGAAGCGCGATTGGAGGATCTACGCCGACTTCGCCCAAGTGCTGATCGCCGAGGCCAGGCGTCTGTACGCCGGCGAACACTTCGGCGTGGCCCTGGAGGAGACCGTCTACGCGCTCGACTCCACCACCATTGGCCTGTGTCTCTCCCTTTTCCCCTGGGCACCCTTCCGCCGCACGAAGGCTGGGGTCAAGCTCCACACCCTGCTCGACCTCAAAGGCAGCATCCCGTCGTTCCTGCGGATCACTCCGGCTCGCACCTCCGACGTCTCGCTGCTGGACGAACTGCCCCTGGAAGCAGGCGCGATCTACGTGATGGACCGCGGCTACGTCGACTTCGCCCGTCTGCATCGCTTCACGCGCGCCCAGGCCAGCTTCGTC
- a CDS encoding lysylphosphatidylglycerol synthase domain-containing protein — translation MKKLSPALQRALSWLLIAAAFGFLGRSIYRHREQLRAFHWDVRPGLLALSVVALCLVLLVGVAVWQQVLARCGARVSFLPLARAWFVSNFSRYIPGVVWQFLSLAQLGSSVGLPGSAMVTSLLVHMVFLLLSAGMVGVWMLPLSVAGRLAGVLPVLRWIAPIGFALVHPRVIRAGVRAFAKVTRKGELDWRGGWGDGLLLLALGALQWMLYGGAFYLFLRSFVPLPTSALPAVIAINALSFIVGYVVVIAPGGLGFREAALTLLLGAFVPTGVAASLSLVSRLWTVAGEIIPGGILLVMLREKDMRGDAGEKQSAKFSR, via the coding sequence GTGAAGAAGCTCTCCCCCGCCCTCCAGCGCGCGCTTTCGTGGCTGCTGATCGCGGCGGCGTTCGGGTTCCTCGGCCGTTCCATCTACAGACATAGGGAGCAGCTTCGCGCGTTCCACTGGGACGTGCGGCCGGGGCTGCTCGCTCTCTCCGTCGTCGCGCTGTGCCTGGTGCTGCTGGTAGGGGTCGCGGTGTGGCAGCAGGTGCTGGCGCGGTGCGGTGCGCGCGTGTCGTTCTTGCCGCTGGCACGCGCGTGGTTCGTCTCCAACTTCAGCCGCTACATCCCCGGCGTCGTGTGGCAGTTCCTCAGCCTGGCGCAGCTCGGCTCGTCTGTAGGCCTGCCAGGCTCGGCCATGGTGACCTCGCTGCTGGTCCACATGGTCTTCCTGCTGCTGTCCGCCGGGATGGTGGGCGTGTGGATGCTGCCGCTGTCGGTCGCCGGGAGGCTTGCGGGCGTGCTGCCGGTGCTGCGGTGGATCGCGCCGATCGGGTTCGCGCTGGTGCATCCGCGCGTGATTCGCGCCGGAGTGCGTGCGTTCGCCAAGGTGACGCGCAAGGGGGAGCTGGACTGGCGGGGGGGATGGGGAGACGGGCTGCTGCTGCTGGCGTTAGGTGCTTTGCAGTGGATGCTTTACGGCGGCGCGTTCTACCTCTTTCTACGCTCGTTCGTCCCACTCCCGACATCAGCGCTGCCGGCGGTGATCGCGATCAACGCCCTGTCGTTCATCGTTGGTTACGTGGTGGTCATCGCCCCGGGAGGGCTGGGGTTCCGCGAAGCCGCACTGACGCTGCTGCTCGGCGCGTTCGTCCCCACGGGCGTCGCCGCATCCCTCTCCCTTGTCTCCCGCCTGTGGACCGTCGCGGGCGAGATCATCCCTGGCGGCATCCTCCTGGTGATGCTTCGTGAAAAAGATATGCGAGGAGATGCCGGCGAAAAGCAAAGCGCGAAGTTCAGCCGGTAA